CCAACTTACAAACTTCTTTATAATCCAAATTTAGTATGGAAATTTCTGCGGTGTTTAAGTATTCAGAGACAGCCCTTAAATTTTCTTCATCTAAAATTTTAGGATTTTTATGCCTCCCAAAGGGAACATTAAATTTACCCTTTGAGTTTTCTCTATAAAGTCCATTGAAGCATGTTTTGTTCAGGTAAATAAACCTACTTGCCCTTTCCACAGCAGATAATTTCTCAGGATCTAAAGACCTTATCTTGTAGTAGTATTCTTCTTCGTTTTTATGTTTTTTTAGATTTTCAATGAGTGCATCTATGTTATCTCTTATTACCCTGTAGGCGTTTATAAGTTCTGTATTTATGTCGTTGATAATGGCTTTGTGGGGTAAAACCTCAAATAGCAATGCACCACCACCAACAAAAGGCTCTATGTATCTGTTGAACGAAGGTGGTAAGTTATTAATTAACACCTTAATTAATTGTCTTTTTCCACCAGCCCACTTAACAAAAGGTTTAGGTTTTACCAACTGCTTAATCACTGCGTGTTTGTTCATATAGTTATGTTAATATAAGAGACATGCAAAGCATGACAGGAGTAGGAAAAGCTGTATGCGAAAACGAAAGCTGGAAAGTATCAACCCTCATAAAAAGCGTAAACTCAAGAGGTTTGGACATATTTATAAAGTCCAATTATAACCTATCACCTATAGAGATGAGCATAAGAAAGCTCATAAGAGATTTCATCGCCAGAGGCACCGTCTCTGTTCAAATTGACATAACACCCAAAAAAGCAGAAACTCCTGTGGATATAGGGAAAATTCTTTTGAACGCTGAAATGATAAAGATCATAGCAAAAGAGCTTGGACTTAAGCTTATGGACGATACCATATTCCAGATAGCTTGGAAACATTCCGAAAGAACTATGGAAGAGTTAAGCCCGCAGCTTGAAGATTGTCTTTACGCATCTTTGCAATCTGCTTTGAATGACCTTATAAGAAGCAGAAAGGAAGAAGGACAACACCTAAAGGAAGACATGGAAGTGAGAATACGCAGAATAGAGAGCTTTTTAGAGAGCATAGAAAGGCAAAAGGAAGAGGTTTTAAACCTTATTAAAAACAGGGTAATTGAAAAAGCTAAGGAGCTTGGGCTTCCCGATACACACCATACGGTGCTAAGTGAGATTACCTTTATTCTCTCA
The Hydrogenobacter hydrogenophilus DNA segment above includes these coding regions:
- a CDS encoding YicC family protein, translating into MTGVGKAVCENESWKVSTLIKSVNSRGLDIFIKSNYNLSPIEMSIRKLIRDFIARGTVSVQIDITPKKAETPVDIGKILLNAEMIKIIAKELGLKLMDDTIFQIAWKHSERTMEELSPQLEDCLYASLQSALNDLIRSRKEEGQHLKEDMEVRIRRIESFLESIERQKEEVLNLIKNRVIEKAKELGLPDTHHTVLSEITFILSRIDVDEEITRIKSHLQKIKSLLNSEGEVGRKLDFVLQEMHREINTLGNKLPEFSQVVVEIKSEIDRLKQQVANVE
- a CDS encoding DNA adenine methylase — protein: MNKHAVIKQLVKPKPFVKWAGGKRQLIKVLINNLPPSFNRYIEPFVGGGALLFEVLPHKAIINDINTELINAYRVIRDNIDALIENLKKHKNEEEYYYKIRSLDPEKLSAVERASRFIYLNKTCFNGLYRENSKGKFNVPFGRHKNPKILDEENLRAVSEYLNTAEISILNLDYKEVCKLAEKGDFVYLDPPYYPISKSSSFTRYHKLNFTERDQMELTKVFRELDRKGCYVMLSNSNTEFIRELYKEYDIWEVSANRFINCKGDKREKANVEVLIKNY